A window of Petrotoga miotherma DSM 10691 contains these coding sequences:
- a CDS encoding Wzz/FepE/Etk N-terminal domain-containing protein, translating to MENELTFEDILKIFKKRSWWFLLTVVVTVAITLIYLFNATPIYEANTTLKIDSSK from the coding sequence ATGGAAAACGAGTTAACTTTCGAGGACATTTTAAAAATATTCAAAAAAAGATCCTGGTGGTTTTTGTTAACCGTAGTTGTAACGGTAGCAATTACCTTAATCTACCTTTTCAACGCTACTCCAATTTATGAAGCAAATACAACCTTGAAAATCGATTCCTCTAAATAA
- a CDS encoding GumC family protein, with amino-acid sequence MEEERELTFSDILRIFKRRKWTFLIIFLLTIFLTAFYLFFVATPTYEAKQVIEYKSSSSQPSVSLGSMSSAANLLGISQPSDSGLTTEIERMKADWVLANVVKELNLVEKANENKGLIATLRGTEVTERDLIDSLKEGINIQNVQDTNMIEISYQSSDPTMAASVVSLVYSYYTDYAENLYFEDSQSYLNQVETLFEDVSQQYDQINKEVLDFQTKNKLLASSSTSSQTFDSLISYYSETYMNILKLDADKNQLEIRKQAIENNIFKLSPETKEFILTNTEKDTPVKDIKSKLVSDRIELETLKLNSPSSPKIGALEAEITVLENELENNLEAIFSNDLNFLASIDMGTFNEYTGIITQLQLFDVTKQVYENMLQVIDDEISKSSPILYEYFLLKQQQTILQARYNTLLSALEQERMKASLYDNKFKVITSAYIPENPVSPNTTLTLAIGGVLAIFLGILGVFVKEANDKTVKDLYEFESLFGVPDIILDDSNDAEKIVNYVYKKDFKKFGLLFLGNFSVAQNLSQRIYNILNTVKPNKTEYFTSKENEDYKEKFEKFEKFKNTNEAFIMFDNFNNGDYILYRDDLEKIIIFIEEKTTNLEDIKEIFKKEKDPTVVYVKK; translated from the coding sequence ATGGAAGAAGAAAGAGAACTAACCTTTTCAGACATACTCAGAATTTTTAAAAGAAGAAAATGGACTTTTCTAATTATTTTCCTCTTAACTATCTTTTTAACAGCGTTTTATCTGTTTTTCGTTGCAACTCCCACGTATGAAGCAAAGCAGGTTATAGAGTACAAATCAAGTTCTTCACAACCAAGTGTCTCTTTAGGGTCTATGTCTTCTGCAGCAAACTTGTTAGGAATCAGCCAACCCTCTGATTCAGGTTTAACTACCGAAATTGAAAGGATGAAAGCCGATTGGGTGTTAGCAAACGTTGTAAAAGAGCTCAACCTTGTAGAAAAAGCAAACGAAAACAAAGGGCTAATTGCTACATTGAGAGGTACAGAAGTAACAGAAAGAGACCTCATTGATTCACTAAAAGAAGGTATAAATATACAAAATGTTCAAGATACTAATATGATAGAAATAAGTTACCAAAGTTCCGATCCAACTATGGCTGCTTCGGTTGTCTCACTTGTGTATTCTTACTACACCGATTATGCAGAAAACCTTTATTTTGAGGATTCACAGTCTTATTTGAATCAAGTTGAAACGTTATTTGAAGATGTATCTCAGCAATATGATCAGATAAATAAAGAGGTTTTGGATTTCCAAACTAAAAATAAATTATTAGCCTCTTCCTCCACTTCATCTCAAACATTTGATAGTTTAATTAGTTATTATTCAGAAACCTATATGAATATACTAAAATTAGACGCCGATAAAAACCAATTAGAAATCAGGAAGCAGGCTATTGAAAATAATATTTTCAAACTGAGTCCAGAAACTAAAGAGTTTATACTAACAAACACAGAAAAAGACACACCTGTTAAGGATATAAAATCTAAATTAGTAAGTGACAGAATAGAATTAGAAACTTTAAAGTTAAATTCCCCTAGTTCTCCTAAAATTGGTGCTTTGGAAGCTGAAATAACCGTTTTAGAAAATGAATTGGAAAATAACCTTGAAGCAATTTTTTCCAACGATTTAAACTTTCTTGCATCTATCGATATGGGAACTTTTAATGAATACACTGGGATAATTACACAATTACAACTGTTTGATGTAACCAAGCAGGTGTATGAAAACATGCTTCAAGTTATAGATGATGAGATCTCGAAAAGCTCTCCCATTCTTTACGAATATTTTCTTTTAAAACAACAGCAAACTATCCTTCAAGCTAGATATAATACATTATTAAGTGCCTTAGAGCAAGAAAGGATGAAGGCATCACTATACGATAACAAATTCAAAGTAATAACCTCAGCCTACATACCAGAAAATCCTGTATCACCAAATACTACCCTCACTTTAGCTATTGGAGGGGTATTGGCAATATTCTTGGGAATTTTGGGTGTTTTTGTGAAGGAAGCAAACGACAAAACAGTGAAAGATCTATACGAATTTGAAAGTTTATTTGGGGTTCCTGACATCATTTTAGATGATTCAAACGATGCTGAGAAAATAGTTAATTATGTTTATAAAAAAGATTTTAAAAAGTTCGGGTTGCTATTTTTGGGAAATTTCTCAGTTGCCCAGAACCTATCTCAAAGAATTTACAACATCTTAAATACCGTAAAACCTAATAAAACAGAGTATTTTACTTCAAAGGAAAACGAAGATTACAAAGAAAAGTTTGAAAAATTTGAGAAGTTTAAAAATACAAACGAGGCTTTTATCATGTTTGACAATTTCAACAACGGTGATTATATACTATACAGAGATGATTTAGAAAAGATTATTATATTTATAGAAGAAAAAACAACAAACTTGGAAGATATAAAGGAGATTTTCAAAAAAGAAAAGGATCCCACCGTTGTTTATGTGAAAAAATAA